Proteins encoded by one window of Pseudomonas sp. PSKL.D1:
- a CDS encoding TerC family protein, with the protein MEWLADPTAWLGLLTLIVLELVLGIDNLVFIAILADKLPPHQRDRARVIGLTLALVMRLGLLASISWMVTLTAPLIDIFGKSFSGRDLIMLFGGVFLLFKATMELHERLEGHVTQASGGVRHAAFWPIVAQIVVLDAVFSLDAVITAVGMVEQLSVMMIAVIFSIGIMIVASKPLTRFVNAHPTVIMLCLGFLMMIGFSLTAEGLGFHIPKGYLYAAIGFSILIELFNQLARARRKRSLQQHRPLRERTAHAVLRLLGGRRVEADEVGEEIADLVEGGDEQVLFDRRERVMISGVLNLAERPIRTVMTARAEVDVIDLAQPAEAITEALANSPYSRLPLIRNGRIEEPLGFVHKKELLKEYLSGSEPSLERLAHAPLNLLESFSILNALEQMRGQSTHIAFVVNEFGDFTGLLTMTDILESIAGELPDASEVEGPAIIEEGDSFVVSGALNLSQVQARTGFSARATEDYQTLAGLVMSLLDRLPVVGDHLAWNGWTMTVVAVEERRVRQVRLKQSADVDAAGA; encoded by the coding sequence ATGGAATGGCTAGCCGACCCCACGGCCTGGCTGGGCCTGTTGACGCTTATCGTCCTCGAGCTGGTGCTGGGTATCGACAACCTGGTGTTCATCGCCATCCTGGCCGACAAACTGCCGCCCCATCAGCGCGACCGCGCGCGGGTGATCGGTTTGACCCTGGCCCTGGTCATGCGCCTGGGCTTGCTGGCCAGTATTTCCTGGATGGTCACGCTCACCGCCCCGCTGATCGACATCTTCGGCAAGAGCTTCTCGGGCCGTGACCTGATCATGCTGTTCGGTGGTGTGTTCCTGTTGTTCAAGGCCACCATGGAGCTGCACGAACGCCTGGAAGGCCATGTGACACAGGCCAGCGGTGGCGTGCGACATGCTGCGTTCTGGCCCATCGTGGCGCAGATCGTGGTGCTGGACGCGGTGTTCTCGCTGGACGCGGTGATCACGGCCGTCGGCATGGTCGAGCAGCTGTCGGTGATGATGATCGCGGTGATCTTCTCGATCGGCATCATGATCGTGGCCAGCAAGCCGCTGACCCGCTTCGTCAACGCCCACCCCACGGTGATCATGCTGTGCCTGGGCTTCTTGATGATGATCGGTTTCAGCTTGACCGCCGAAGGCCTGGGCTTCCACATTCCGAAGGGCTACCTGTACGCGGCCATCGGCTTCTCGATCCTGATCGAGCTGTTCAACCAGTTGGCCCGTGCCCGCCGCAAGCGCAGCTTGCAGCAGCACCGGCCGCTGCGTGAACGCACCGCGCATGCCGTGTTGCGTTTGCTGGGCGGCCGCCGGGTCGAGGCGGACGAGGTGGGCGAAGAAATTGCCGACCTGGTCGAAGGTGGTGACGAGCAGGTGCTGTTCGACCGCCGTGAACGGGTGATGATCAGTGGTGTGCTGAACCTGGCCGAGCGCCCGATTCGCACAGTGATGACGGCCCGCGCCGAAGTCGATGTGATCGACCTGGCGCAACCGGCCGAAGCCATCACCGAAGCGTTGGCCAACTCGCCTTACTCGCGCCTGCCGTTGATCCGTAATGGCCGTATCGAAGAGCCGCTGGGCTTTGTACACAAGAAGGAGCTGCTCAAGGAGTACCTGTCGGGCAGTGAGCCGAGCCTGGAGCGCCTGGCCCATGCGCCGTTAAACCTGCTGGAGAGCTTCAGCATCCTCAACGCGCTGGAGCAGATGCGCGGCCAGTCCACGCACATTGCCTTTGTGGTCAACGAATTCGGTGACTTCACCGGCCTGCTGACCATGACCGACATCCTTGAGTCGATTGCCGGTGAACTGCCCGACGCCAGTGAGGTGGAAGGCCCGGCCATCATTGAGGAGGGTGACAGCTTTGTGGTCAGTGGTGCCCTGAACCTCAGCCAGGTCCAGGCCCGTACCGGCTTCAGCGCTCGCGCCACCGAGGACTACCAGACCCTCGCGGGCCTGGTGATGAGCTTGCTGGATCGCTTGCCGGTGGTGGGTGACCACCTGGCCTGGAACGGCTGGACCATGACCGTGGTGGCTGTGGAGGAGCGCCGGGTACGCCAGGTGCGCCTTAAACAGAGCGCCGACGTTGACGCAGCAGGTGCTTGA